In the genome of Eublepharis macularius isolate TG4126 chromosome 10, MPM_Emac_v1.0, whole genome shotgun sequence, the window tccaggttaccaccacaagcctctattaaaggtacaggattttttttctctccagaCAGTCGGCAGCCCTAGCTACAGTTTAGGACTTTGGACATCTAAGTACCAAAAAATGATGAAAAATGATAAAATTACTCTTTTGGGAGTAGCACTATGGAGCCTCTTAAACTTGACTAGCTTGGGGATAGAGCATGTTTTATTCTGGCCCTGTGTAAAAAAATAGAAGGGAGAAGTGGAGCCTTTActgaatgggacttacttctgagtaaatgtagGATCTCGACCATCGGAGTGGGCATTGCAGGATTTTTATAGGCAATATGTTAATAAATGTGCAGATCTTCCATCTCAACTCTTCTTGTCGCTGACATCAGGAAGGGAACCAGAAGGGAACCACTGAGTTGTGCAAAAGCTGTACAGAAGCAGTATCAGTTCCCCACAAAGCTAACTACATGTCCTTAGAGCCTGTGAGGGCTCCTTCTTGCTAGCCTTTTGCAAAACTTCACTTATATCTTCTTCACTGAGGAACAAATGCATTTAGTCTCTctcatgggccgattccacagggcttacctgaagccgggacgttgcagaacattgcagatcatgccgggaaaaatgcggaagatcatgttttctcgcacgagttttgcgcaatgtcgagcaaaactcgcatgagaaaacgcaatcttctgcgttttttctggcatgatccacaacatCCTGGTTTCAggcaagccgtgtggaatcggccatggtgctGCAAAACTGCTGTACAAGTATGTTGAATGCATCTATCACTGGGGGTTAGCGTACCgatgtatctgcgggaccgtctctcaccgtatgagccccggaggactctttgATCTGGTGGGAAGcatcttttaagggtccctggccctagggaggcctgcctggcatcgaccagggccaaggcctttttggtcctggccccggcctggtggaatgctctgtcttgcaagactagggcccggcaagatttgcttgcattttgccgggcctgtaagacggagctattccgccaggcatatggctgacaccgggcggtgccccccctggaggggaggggttaaaccatcgcccctatgtgaaCGCAGATGCTGTTGCCACACTCATTGTATGTATTTGCTCTGGAAGAACCGCTGTGCGAAACACCAAATTTATactatgtgctgctttttaattatttatatgtaaatagatGATATCATATATGATATGACATAgtgcttttaactgtttttaatggtatgtgatatttgtatttctgttatccgccctgagcctgcgaaagcggggagggtggaatataaatgtaagaaattaaattaaattaaattaaagacaTCTCTTATTTATGGATGGAGAATATGGGGTAGATGTGTTTTACATAAACACATCAGAGCCTGGGCCAAAAGGAGGTCACTGTTACGGCTGCTCTCTAGCTGTTTTCTTGGGAAGCCAATGGCCCAGAGTAAACAGAGGATAGTCCCTCAGTTGGTGTTTATTGTCAAGAGATAATCTCCTGCTAgttcagagtcaagctacaagagatgaattacacgaggccATGCATgtgaaaggagttgcaatgttagctgggaagctgagttttaaaagagatcagaaggctttggcaatttcccctctctacagagccagcatcctcatagggtttgtttatttcctctttgattcccgaaggctctatcagtttcacctccccttctaggaggtgaagaggaaattaataaaccctctgaggagtgatcttccctggctctgtagagtggggaaattgacagagttttctgatctcttttaaaactcagcttcctggctaacattacgacTCTCTTCACGTGCATgttcttgtgtaattcatctcttgtagcttggctctctgtccttGAGTAAGAGACTGGAGATGGTGGCCTATCCCAGCTGAAATGTAAGAGATCAGATTGTGCCTATGAAGAAACTGGAAAATCATGGAGAGAAGCATCCAGAAACTTTTTTGAGTTggctgggatgtgatgccatagagtccatcctccaaagcagctatttccttcagaagcagcatagtggttaagtggttgggctacaaatcagcactcttttctttcataatcccacttctgccaagagttcagcaggtggcattgaataagcccctcctctcagctgcagctccccagctgtattgtggggataataataatactgactttgttcactgctctgagtggggtgctagtctgtctagaagagtggtatataagtgcagttatcatcaACATCatcgtctggaaatcagttgtaattccaagagatttccATATCCCGCCTAAAGGTTAGCATACTTTAATATTtgtaaacaaagaaaaaaaattacaaaaatgccACAAAACTGAAGTGCTCTCACATCCAAAGTTCTGGAGGCCTCTTTTcagaaaggatgtgaacaaattggaacgggtgcagaggaaagCAGCCAGGATAATCAGGGACCTGGAGGCCAAGCtgtacgaggaaagactgagggccaagctacacgtgacgaatgacacttgaagggcaagtggattgagtggagggcaagtgaacagggagaaatacacttgccgttcaagtgtcattcgtcacttgtagcttggccctattgccccttcccactggaggTACTACTCCCTTTGTCTTGTCTGTTACTTCTAAGGCCCTGTACCAAATCCTAAGGCTTGCATTTGTGGTTGTTATGGCAACTCAAAATGGCACCTCAgtgctgactcagggccaagctacacatgacgaatgacacttgaacggcaagtggattgagtggagggcaagtgaacagggagaaatacacttgccgttcaagtgtcattcgtcatgtgtagcttggccctgtgggacctggggatgttcagtttggagaaaaggaggttgaggggagacatgattgctctttaagtatttaaaagtctgtcacttaggagagggaagggagctgttgctgttggcaacagaggacaggacttgaaagaatggttttaaactataggagggaaggtactggcaggatatttttttaaaaagttcttcatGTTGAGAGTAATCCAGCAattgaatcagctgcctagggatgtagcgggttccccctcattgacagttttcaagaagcagCTAGaaaatacttgtcggggatgctttaggctgttcctgcattgggcagcgggttggactagatggtctgtaagatcccttccaactctatgattctactacTGTCCAAGCACTTGGGTACAGCTTGGGTAGTACTGCTGAAACACTTCCTCCTACTTGGTCGATTATTGGAGGGGGGGTCAGTAGCTCGTAGCCACTAACCCTCAAAAACCATCAATGCTCATTCAAGCACACATCTTGTAATTGCCAATGCAACTAAAGAAAAGTCTCGGGGAGAGAAAAGTAAACTTCTTATCTGCCAGGCTGTACATGTTTATTGTTACTTTGCATATTCCCAGATGCCACCCGTGTCTGTGTCCTCCTTGCACAAAGTATGCCCTTGATGTAGCAAGTGGAAACTAGGGAGCAGAAAAGCAATGTTGTTTTGCACAATTCTTTTTCCTCGCGGCAATTGCTAAGCAAACACTAACTTGCTGGAGCAGGGGAGATCaagaaacaggaaataaagaGGGAACAAAGTGTAAAGCAATGTTCAGAATGAAACTAGAATCACTTCTGCTTGGACGGTCCTTTTTGGAGTCACATGGAAGcttccaaaaaaccccacaaaaaatCATTTCTGTACTTAGCCAATAGCCATCAGGACTGGACTGTTTGTAAACGTCTTACCGTGTGCACTAGGCTGGTCACATGGAGTGTTTCTCCAGGCCCATCCCAAACAATGGCCGGCCGCCTGTTAGTAGTTAGAGATGGACATTAGTTTAGCTGGCTTTAAAGTAGAGTTGCTGacatccaggtggagcctggagatctcccaaaattacaactgatctccagcagaCAGAGATCAGGTGctcaggaaaaaaatggctgctttgtagggtggactctgtggcattatatcccactgaggcctctTTCGTCCTGAAACCCCACCCTCACCAGTTTTACTCccccacaccccaaatctccaggaatttcccaacccagagttggcagctgtACTTTAAAGGCGGGGTTAGGAAGGTAGATCCATCCATGGCTGTTCACCATGATGACTCAATGGAAACTtcacgttcagaggcagtatccCTTTGAAGATCAAtgtcgggggtgggtgggtcaacACACAGGCTTGGGCCTATGTGGCATGCTTGAAGATCTTTTGGGGGTATTGGTTTGTCCCCCGGTGtagtgtttggtgtagtggttaagagcagcaggactctaatctggaaagccagggttgattccccactcctccacttgaagccggctgggttgtctctctgggtcagtcacagctctttcagagctctctcagccccacccacctcacagggtgattgttgtgagttaataacaacacactttataaaccactctgagtgggcattaagttgtcctgaagggcagtatatacattaattgttgttgttgttgttgttattctgtgaACTAGACAGGCCACTCGATTGATCTAGCATAGCtgtgtgttatttagaatattgGATCTGGGAGATGCGCTTTAAATCGCTACTCCAGCATGGAAGCATGCAGGGTgagactctctctctcacacacacacacagcctgacctacttcacaggattgttgttgtaaggatacaatagaggaggggagaatgatgttgtaagctgattttgatctccattggggaggaaagtggggtataaatcaagaaATATGTCCACATATCTCCTATGCTTGCAAGCATTGGGTCGGAGACCTTCCGTGCAATTAGACCAGCTGATAAATATCACAGGTTTTCACGTACATTTGTCAGCTGCCTTGAGCTATGAGGATGATGGTGGAGTATAAATagcttaatgttttttttaaaaaaaaaatcagacaaagGGTTTAAATAATTCATTTATTAGAAGAACAACAAAGAGCTGAGCGTTTGTGATGTGTGGATTCTTGGGACCATGGCTTGTGTGTCATTTTTCTTCATGTGCTCCTGTTTTCAGTGTCCGTGATGTTACAGCACGTGGCCAGTCAGGAAAAAACTAAACAATGTGACTTAATCAGGAGATTTAGGACGGTATTGCAGCCCAGCAAGTTCCTGCTTGTAAGTGAGACGTCTGTCTGTGTGACCCTGAGCCTGCAGGGCTTAAGGGGCGAGTGCGATACAAAGTTTGGTTTACAAAAAGGCATTCTTTACTACATGCAATACTGGGACGCATTTGACTGCAATTAAATAATAAACAGTCATTTGGTTGAtgtcccaatcctggccgttgGTCACCCCAAAAGACGGGATGCCACAGGAACGGAGTACCTTGAGAGCCTTTCTGCAACCTTGCTGGTGCGTTAGTTTGAGTCAGAGCTCAAAAAATCTAATCAAATATTATAATCATGCTGAGAATTGCAGTGGCAGCTGGCCAGAATTGTTCCAAAAACCTCTGGGGCAACCAGATGCCGGCAGGGCCAACCTGTCCGTTAGGTGCACCTAGGAAATTTCCTAGTACATCAGATGTGAAGCGGTGATAACCAGATATCTGCCGTGGCAAGTGGCAGCCCTGGGAGATTCCCCGGCAGGTCCTTTCCTCATTCTGTCACCCACGGGCAAGCAGCATCTTCCTGCCTCCCTGTTGCATGTGGGGGGCAGCTCCCTCTCCCTAGCCTATGGCCCCCCAAATCCTTctgctggccctgctcccagaaTCTGGATTTTCTACAAACACCGATAATCTGAAAAGTGGCTCAGACGACCAGAGACTGGTCTACTTTTTCCCTAGCGGGATAGCAACCTGAGTGTTATTGGATGGTTTTCTGGATACTATAATGATGCATACTGgaagactcagagcagaaccacaagtgacaaaaggcacagattggacacttgtcagcttccctcaagttttgatgggaaatgtaggcgtcctggtcttgcagcttggctctccgactgctgcccaatggacttttcaactgtcacttgtccaacattccaccaagctgcctacatttcccatcaaaacttgagggaagctggcaagtgtccaacctgtgtcaggcgtcacttgtggttctgctctcaatgTCAGGCTTCTGGATACAGGAACTTCTAAAATGCAAGAAGACgtgaaagaaagggggaaagtgaTCTCAGTACAGAATGCTGTTGGGTCCGTCCAGACAACTGGTGGATCATCAAGCACTTAGGCAATATagtatttttctccttccttctcccttctgCAAGCAAGAACAAGCACCAGATAGGAGGAAGTGGTAGGAAAACAGCTGATGTCTTTGTTTTCTTGGACAAAAAAGTGAAGTATTGCTGCAAATGGATAGCAGGAGCTTCCCCCTCTGCCTGGAACAGTAGAACAAGAGCTCCCTGGTGTAGCGGCCTGTCGTGGCTGTTGGAAGAGGCGGGGTCATTAGAGGCAGTGGGGATATCAGGAGGATCTATCCTGAAGAGAGTAATGTAAACTGTCGTCAGTATTCCTCAGCTGTAAAATGGGTCTAACCATAATGAACAAGCATCTGTTGGGAAACGTCCTGCTTAAATTTTTCTGCCGCTTGCTGGGATAATCTTTTTAAGCAGCACTTGCTCTATGATCTCTGCTCGCAAGCCCAGAAGTTTGAGTTGCTGCACAAATGTAATTGCCATGGTGGTTTATGGGGGAAGCTATAATATATCCTCACCACCACCTGGGAAGAAAATGGCTGGGAGTGGCTGGGTTTCCCCCACGTCACTTGTTTATGGCCAGACATTCTTTTTTCCTAATTTTTCTCGTGCTGTGTGAAGGTGATGTAGTCAACCCTTCTAACATGTGATTGTAACACGGCTTCGGGAGTGCATGCAGTGGATAGAAGTGGTATAAAGGTATAGGTATATATAAAGAAATCTGGAGGGGCCTCAGTGCCCTACCTAGATGCTCTCTGGGGGCACCTGGTTGACTAAAGTGGGGAACGGCATGCTGATGGGCAATTGGTCTAGTCCAGAATGGCGGCATTTAAATCTTTATTTTGTGCGACATTAAGTTACTTCTCTGGCTCAAAGCTGCCCCTCCTTACAGCCAGAGACAGGGTTGCTAACTGCCGAGAGAGAAAAAGTCCcattcctttaatagaggctcagGGATGCCACGTACTTTCTTCCAGAGGGAAGCCTCCTGCCAATCCTCCCTGGTCACCTCTGCTACTCAAATGaccagcagggggaaatggggaggggaaaatggtTTTGTATGATGCACAACGATATtctcagcaaaaaaaaccctgaaagcaATGTCATAGGAATCCCCTGGATCTCTATGGTCAAACCATAGTGATTGGTGGGGTTCCTAGAGCGTCACCAcaacgtggtgacatcacttcctgtttttctGGAAATGCCATTGCAGCATTGGGGTGACACCATTTCTGCCCATCCCTTCAACCAGAGCCTCAGGGCCTGGttatgatgttatttacctccacgtTATGAGAAGtttagctgcccatttccacacattgaaAATGAAACCGTACCCTCAATCACAAAAATCAGCCCTTTCCCATTTGCAGAAATTTTCTGTGGGATCTAGCCCAAAACTGTGATTTTAAATCATTTTGACTCCCCACCTACCCACCCAtgcctgtgagtgtgtgtgtgtggtgccctcaagtcagagttgacttagggcgacccctagtaggattttcatggcaagagataatcagaggtggtttgccggcctctgcaaccctggtcttcattggaggtctcccatccaattactaaccaaagctgaccctactgagcttccgagatctgacaagatcaggctcacctgagctatccacgCTAGGGCACTCACCCATGCCTctatgtaataaatatataaataaataaatagataaataaatataatcacAAACCTTTCTAGAATATTCCTaactctttcctcctgttgatatCCCGCTTCAGTTGACAAAGATTACAGGGAGCGCAAAAGACAACAGTGCAGCAGTCTGAGCAGATGGATCCCTGTGTTGTGTAAAAAGGCAACATGTCACCGGACCTCACAAAGACTTGATATTGGTTTTGGTCTGTGTTTGCAATATTGGGGTGGGAGGAGCCCTTATACTGGGGATGTGCACACATTGTGGACATTCATGTTCTTAGCTGTGCACAATTCAAAAGGCAGAAGAATCCCTGGTTCTCTGAGACACACCCCTGCTCAAAGCTGTGTAAACCACACAGGCTACACTGGTCTCTTTAAGCTGTGGCCAGTGGTAGAGGACTGGTTGATGAAACAATCTGTGCATGTCTATGGAAAGACCTGGATATACTGAAGAACATCCAGAGGATCGGTGCTGAAAATCATGCATATGATTAGAACCAGGGAATGGATAAGATGGCATATGTTTAGACCAGAAACATGAAAATGAAATtattatgaccagggctttttttcagctggaacgtggtggaacagagttccggaacctcttgaaaatggtcacatggctggtggccccgccccctgatctccaggcagagggggctgagtggcgcagagggcaatctcaactgccctctgtctggagatcaggggacggggccaccagccatgtgaccattttctctgaggacaacccactgagttccaccacctcttttcccagaaaaaaagccctgattatgacaTCATTTACCGGGATCCTGTACTGGGTCCGATAGCGAGTCCTCATGGCCACGCTTGGGCCGCAGCAGCAGCATTCGTCCATGTCCTTGGCAACTTTGCACCCCAGGCACCAGAAGCAGAACGTTCCGCAGAGGCCTAGAAAAAGGTGACACAGGCGGTGTAGTTTCACAACTTGCTTTGAGGGGAAAGAGATACATATTTAGAGAAGTGGTATCTCTCTTTCCACAGTCTGATTCCTTGCGATGCAGGAACAATTTCAAACTTCTTTCAGTCGTTGCTCTTGTCAGCCACTTCCCATTTCTagactctcccccttccccccccccccactcacataCAGTTATTATATCCTTGCAAAACTGGGCAGAAGCCCTTTCCGATCATTATGATTTTGGCACTCCGACCTTGCGTACTTGTACAGTGTGCTATGCACAATCCTTTTGATACATGACATTTTGTGTAAATAGGGCAGCACATGTATTTCCCAGTCTCAGTACACACAGATGCGTACCTTCAAAAAATTTGGGTTTCCAACAGGACTGGATTGACGGCGGGGTAGGGGGGGGTAGTCTACCCCTGGTGCtgtcaaagagggggtgccgggcacagctgcctgGGAGTGtgcgggcagctgagcagagggcagtgGGAGCCTGCCGCGAGAGCAGGGGACGCGCGGCAAGCCTGCTGCCCATCATTGTGCTacccgcgcagcaagccggccaccccctcagcagggcaggtgaacgaCACAGGcaacctcccagccacctgtgctgccgccgccagctccgcagtgcgccAGGGCTTACCACGCGGGATGGCGCACTCCACAGTGCGTGATGAtgttatggaagtgatgtcatcgtgcagcgcTGGGGGTGTGCACgtgcaaccctagatccagccctggtttcCAATTGTGTGTACTGAAACTGGAAAATATTGCCCAGTTCACATAAAATGGAGATCCTGGATATGGACAGGATTGCATGTAGTGTACTCTCACAGTAGGACAGGCAGAAGCACTAAAATTTTCATGGATAAAAAGGGCTAGACATGGAGGGCAGATTTTCCCCTTGCTACTAGCAGGCATTGCAAGTGTAACGCTTTAATTTCTTCTGCTTAACCATGTAGCTGCATTCATGCCTACGAGGGAAGAGGAAAGGGGACGAGACTGGAGTGGGAGCTGCACTTGACTGCCACCCCTGGTGACTCTCGTGGTTAAGAATCAAGCTTGCCGTTCCCAGACTTTTGAACATGGACCTTCTTTTAAAGTTCCTCTCTAATTTTTGAATGTCCCAACCTATCCCCAAGCTAATGCACCAGGGCAAGGCCAagacagtgtagtggttagagtcataCTAAGACCATGGAGTCCTGGGTTCtgaattcttttctaaaatgaTGTCAACATTCACAGGTCAAACCTGTGGGTGCCACAATATCTCGTTTGGCCCTAAATCTGTGTCTTTGGCACAGCCAGCTGCAAGATTGTTGTCATTCCAGGAAGTTCATGGTCCCCCTTCCGGGTGTCCTAGGTCTTTGCATAGAAGGTCTGCCCCACTGTTGGAGAACCACTGATGTAGACTCAGCCTAGACTCTGTTCCTGGATCACAGACCGAAACTGGCTGTAGTATTTATTATCTTGCACGTTTCCTTCAAAGGGCTCAGAGCAGTATATGTAGCTCACAACAATCCACTGAAATAAATTAGGCTGAAAGAAAGTAATCAACCAGATATTACTCAGGCAACTTTATgactgagcagagatttgaacccttgatttgactggagaggtgaaattgaaagagccttcggggaggcaagatgaaattaacaaaccctctgaggagcaatctctgcaggctctttctttttaaactacctttcctggctaacattgcatctcccaacacatgttcttcatatgtcagatgtcttgtatagagagactctaacagAGGGATGCCTACctttacaaccctggtcttccttggaggtctcccatccaattacaaaccaaggctggctcggcttagcttctgagatctgatgaaatcaggctcacctggcctatccaggtcagggtagccTGGACACTTACCCATATTCTATTGGGGGTGGTGGGGCCAAGCTCCATTTCAAAATGGCAAAAGGCAGCTCACTGCTATTCACCATCATTACCCCCCCTTAGCCCTTTAAAGGGCACTTTTGCTTCCTACTGGCCAGCCACTCTATACTCTTACAATGTGGCTGGAATGAGAATGGGAACACAAGGGGAAAGGGGGGCAGAGTGGGGTgagaggcagtggcagcagcaagcagAATGAGaaaaaccccaccttctccaccTGTTCCTAGCTTGCTGCTTTTGCCATAGTGTAGGTACATTGTCATGCCCCTGCGTAGATGCAACTGAAGTATGAGCAAGCTAGGTCCGAGATTCAAAGGAATTCATTCAAAACAGCAACATCCAAATATCAGGGAGTTCACTCACAGATTCGGCAGTCGCTGCCACAATCACAGAGGTCAGTCTGCCACTCAAAACTCCGCGTAGATGTGTGGCGTTGCGGCTGAGTCATTATCACAGGCTGGGGTGTCATTTCCATGGTCAGGTTTGGATGGATGTTACAGTCTAGCAGGGATAAAGATCAATCAGTGGGGGATTTCATTAGAAAATACAGGTAGTCAAATGCCATGATCAAAGGAATCATTGCAGAATTGGGTTTTTTTAGAAAGGGATTCCCCT includes:
- the LOC129336904 gene encoding placenta-specific gene 8 protein-like, coding for MEMTPQPVIMTQPQRHTSTRSFEWQTDLCDCGSDCRICLCGTFCFWCLGCKVAKDMDECCCCGPSVAMRTRYRTQYRIPGSICSDCCTVVFCAPCNLCQLKRDINRRKELGIF